From a single Candidatus Bathyarchaeota archaeon genomic region:
- a CDS encoding 30S ribosomal protein S5 — protein sequence MSQRDKSRDSERRQASLEQWVPKTRLGKMVQEGKITSIDEVFLSGIKISESQIVDSLIPDLQEEVINVNLVQKQTDAGEKSRFKAIVAVGNRDGYIGLGQGKASQVRNAIEKAAVNARLNIIPVKRGCGSWECGCGKPHSIPFQVEGKCGGVRAVIIPGPRGLGLVSSEVAKVILGLAGVKDLWMRSYGSTRTVPSYAYAIFDGLKKTYNLITTTDWVK from the coding sequence ATGAGTCAAAGAGATAAAAGTAGAGACAGCGAAAGACGCCAAGCCAGCCTAGAACAGTGGGTACCAAAAACTCGCTTGGGCAAAATGGTTCAAGAAGGCAAAATCACAAGCATCGACGAAGTCTTCCTAAGCGGAATAAAAATCAGCGAATCACAAATCGTTGACTCACTGATCCCCGACTTACAGGAAGAAGTCATCAACGTTAACCTCGTACAGAAACAAACTGACGCAGGCGAAAAATCACGCTTCAAAGCCATCGTCGCAGTAGGCAACCGAGACGGCTACATCGGCCTCGGTCAAGGCAAAGCAAGCCAAGTCCGCAACGCCATAGAGAAAGCAGCAGTAAACGCCCGACTAAACATCATCCCAGTTAAACGGGGCTGTGGTAGTTGGGAATGCGGTTGCGGTAAACCACACAGCATCCCATTCCAAGTTGAAGGTAAATGCGGTGGTGTCCGAGCAGTAATTATCCCTGGCCCAAGAGGCTTAGGATTAGTCAGCAGCGAAGTCGCCAAAGTCATCCTCGGTTTAGCAGGCGTTAAAGACCTCTGGATGCGCAGCTACGGCTCCACCAGAACCGTTCCATCATACGCGTACGCTATCTTTGACGGTTTGAAGAAAACTTACAACTTGATTACAACAACTGATTGGGTGAAGTAA
- a CDS encoding 50S ribosomal protein L19e translates to MTNLSGQRRLAAQILKVGQNRVWIDPERIDDVEGAITREEVRKLIHEKVIVSLPEKGVSRSRAKTIRGKKRLGRRSGPGSVKGAGYAKVTKKDAWMIRIRSLRRKLRELKASRVITEATYTQYYRMAGSGRFQSIAEMERNLKANDQWRKR, encoded by the coding sequence ATGACCAACCTAAGTGGACAGAGACGTCTAGCCGCTCAAATTCTCAAAGTTGGCCAAAACCGCGTTTGGATAGACCCTGAACGCATAGACGACGTTGAAGGCGCAATCACACGTGAAGAAGTCAGAAAACTCATTCACGAAAAAGTCATCGTTTCATTACCTGAAAAGGGCGTAAGCCGCTCACGCGCAAAAACCATCCGAGGCAAAAAACGCCTTGGACGACGCAGCGGACCAGGCAGCGTCAAAGGCGCAGGCTACGCAAAGGTTACCAAGAAAGACGCTTGGATGATCAGAATCCGATCATTGCGACGAAAACTCCGCGAGCTCAAAGCAAGCCGAGTAATCACCGAAGCCACCTACACTCAATACTACCGTATGGCTGGCAGTGGCAGATTCCAATCCATAGCCGAAATGGAACGCAACCTAAAAGCAAACGATCAGTGGAGGAAACGTTAA
- a CDS encoding 50S ribosomal protein L6: MRLPEVSRTIQVPDDVTLNVVGKTVNVKGAKGNLTRDFSYAPVAIECQGKTVRISAKWPRKKETALVGTIYSHINNMITGVTKGYTYKMKIVFSHFPISVKLQGRNVLIENFTGERRPRSVKILGDVKVKIEAEDIILQGANLEDVSQTAANIEQSTKVRRKDPRVFLDGLYTYERNEGMA, encoded by the coding sequence ATGCGGCTTCCAGAAGTATCCCGAACCATTCAAGTTCCAGACGACGTAACACTCAACGTAGTCGGCAAAACAGTCAACGTTAAAGGTGCGAAGGGTAACCTAACACGCGACTTCTCTTATGCTCCAGTAGCCATTGAATGCCAAGGCAAAACCGTTCGAATTTCGGCTAAGTGGCCACGCAAAAAGGAAACCGCTCTGGTAGGAACCATCTACTCACACATAAACAACATGATTACAGGCGTTACCAAAGGCTACACATACAAGATGAAAATCGTCTTCTCACACTTCCCAATATCCGTCAAACTTCAAGGCAGAAACGTCCTTATCGAAAACTTTACCGGTGAACGCAGACCACGCAGCGTCAAAATCCTCGGCGACGTCAAAGTCAAAATCGAAGCAGAAGACATCATCCTACAAGGCGCAAACCTAGAAGACGTCAGCCAAACCGCCGCCAACATCGAGCAATCCACCAAGGTGCGCCGAAAAGACCCGCGAGTCTTCCTTGACGGTTTATACACTTATGAACGTAACGAAGGAATGGCATAA
- a CDS encoding 30S ribosomal protein S8 — protein MDTLTNGLVTIINNETRNKRECIISPASKLLGRVLRIMQVNGYIGEFEFIDDGRQGKFKVQLLGRINKCGPVKPRFAVKADEYEDWEKKFLPSRDVGIMVVSTSQGVIAHKDAEEKNIGGRLLAFVY, from the coding sequence ATGGACACTTTAACAAATGGTCTCGTAACCATCATAAACAACGAAACACGCAACAAACGCGAATGCATCATTAGCCCTGCCTCTAAACTACTGGGGCGAGTTCTACGCATCATGCAAGTAAACGGTTACATAGGCGAATTCGAATTCATCGATGACGGACGTCAAGGGAAATTCAAAGTCCAACTCCTCGGCAGAATCAACAAGTGCGGCCCCGTAAAGCCACGCTTTGCAGTTAAAGCCGACGAGTACGAGGACTGGGAAAAGAAATTCCTTCCCTCCCGCGACGTCGGCATCATGGTTGTCTCAACATCTCAAGGCGTCATCGCTCACAAGGATGCTGAAGAAAAGAACATCGGAGGAAGGCTCTTAGCCTTCGTGTACTAG
- a CDS encoding 30S ribosomal protein S14, with translation MGKQQVKKERKYGKGSRPCQRCGSYGPVIRRYNLYLCRHCFREAAPKLGFKKYE, from the coding sequence ATGGGAAAACAGCAAGTCAAGAAAGAACGAAAATACGGCAAAGGTTCACGTCCATGTCAAAGATGCGGTTCATACGGCCCCGTTATTCGACGTTACAATTTATATTTATGTAGGCACTGTTTTAGAGAGGCTGCCCCAAAATTAGGTTTCAAGAAATATGAGTAG
- a CDS encoding 50S ribosomal protein L5 produces the protein MSEEAILQNWEQHPMLKPRIEKVVVNLNVGKSGEPLEKANKVLKEITGRNPVKKKAKATIRDFGIREGESIAVVVTLRKQEAIDFLKKVFPVVDNKLARRAFDVRGNFSFGLKEHIEIPGVKYDPEIGIFGMDICVTVNRPGQRVKTRKRQSKSIGPKHVLTPEESILFIKQTLGVEIV, from the coding sequence TTGTCTGAAGAAGCGATCCTGCAGAACTGGGAACAACACCCGATGCTTAAACCCCGCATCGAAAAAGTCGTCGTAAACCTCAACGTCGGCAAATCAGGCGAACCACTAGAGAAAGCTAACAAAGTCCTCAAAGAAATCACCGGACGCAACCCGGTTAAAAAGAAAGCCAAAGCTACCATCCGCGACTTCGGTATACGTGAAGGTGAATCCATCGCGGTGGTTGTGACCTTGCGCAAGCAGGAAGCAATTGACTTCCTCAAGAAGGTCTTTCCAGTTGTCGACAACAAACTCGCCAGACGAGCGTTCGATGTACGTGGTAACTTTAGCTTCGGCCTCAAAGAACACATCGAAATTCCAGGCGTCAAATATGACCCTGAAATCGGCATCTTCGGAATGGACATCTGCGTCACTGTCAACCGTCCTGGTCAACGAGTAAAAACCAGAAAGCGCCAAAGCAAATCCATCGGTCCAAAGCATGTCCTGACCCCTGAAGAATCGATTCTCTTCATTAAACAAACCTTAGGAGTCGAAATCGTCTAA
- a CDS encoding 30S ribosomal protein S4e, which produces MGKKGKTARLKRKPAPAFWQIHRKEKPWVVKPSSGSHSLHKCVPLTLVLRDMLGVAETRKEGKIILTHGKVLVNGKVYKKDDIPVGLMDVISLPESNKYYRVMPSHKGLYLAPISKEESNFSLLRVENKSTVHNGVQIAVHDGSVILVKVADPKNPVEVTYDTFDVLKVSYPEKQVVETLKIKEGNLAVITGGKNVGKMGKIVEIEKTEAKKRRQALVIIEDQNGARYQTILDFVFSIGEAAPMINTLEALNVV; this is translated from the coding sequence TTGGGTAAAAAAGGAAAAACTGCAAGGCTGAAACGTAAGCCAGCACCAGCATTCTGGCAAATTCACAGAAAAGAGAAACCGTGGGTTGTTAAGCCCTCTTCAGGTTCACATTCACTGCATAAATGTGTTCCACTGACCCTAGTGTTGCGTGATATGCTAGGTGTTGCTGAAACAAGAAAAGAAGGCAAAATCATACTTACACACGGCAAGGTTCTAGTTAACGGTAAAGTCTACAAAAAAGACGATATCCCTGTTGGTTTAATGGATGTTATCTCTTTACCTGAAAGCAACAAATACTACCGTGTTATGCCGTCTCACAAGGGATTGTATCTGGCTCCAATAAGCAAAGAAGAATCTAACTTTTCTTTGCTTAGAGTCGAAAACAAATCCACTGTCCACAACGGTGTACAAATCGCAGTTCACGACGGCTCTGTCATTCTTGTTAAAGTAGCTGACCCAAAGAACCCCGTTGAAGTAACCTACGACACATTCGACGTACTCAAAGTCTCATACCCAGAAAAACAAGTTGTTGAAACATTGAAAATCAAAGAAGGCAACTTGGCAGTTATCACAGGTGGAAAGAACGTCGGCAAAATGGGCAAAATCGTTGAAATCGAAAAAACCGAAGCCAAAAAACGTCGCCAAGCCCTAGTCATCATCGAAGACCAAAACGGAGCACGCTACCAAACCATCTTAGACTTTGTGTTCTCAATCGGAGAAGCTGCGCCAATGATTAACACGCTGGAGGCACTAAACGTTGTCTGA
- a CDS encoding 50S ribosomal protein L14: MMSHGQKLSRGLVAGSELRCADNTGARVLRLIQAMGYKGRLRRYPTATVGDRVTVSVRQGSPDMRKKIFQAIIVRQRRAFRRVDGVWVQFEDNAAVIITPEGEMKGSEIRGPVAREAAERWPRIASASSIIV; encoded by the coding sequence ATGATGTCCCACGGCCAAAAACTTAGCCGCGGACTAGTTGCAGGCTCAGAACTCCGATGCGCCGACAACACAGGTGCACGCGTTCTACGCTTAATTCAAGCAATGGGTTACAAAGGAAGACTCAGACGTTACCCAACCGCCACTGTCGGCGACAGAGTAACCGTTTCAGTACGCCAAGGCTCACCAGACATGCGTAAAAAAATCTTCCAAGCAATCATCGTCAGACAAAGACGTGCATTCCGAAGAGTGGATGGCGTCTGGGTTCAATTTGAAGATAACGCGGCAGTAATCATTACTCCTGAAGGCGAAATGAAAGGCTCAGAAATCCGCGGTCCAGTAGCAAGAGAAGCCGCTGAACGCTGGCCAAGAATCGCAAGCGCCTCCAGCATAATCGTGTAG
- a CDS encoding 30S ribosomal protein S17 has protein sequence MTFKQPKKTCDDKNCPFHGTLAVRGRVLEGVVHSAKMDKTVIVDREFTQFSSKFVRYERRHGHIPSHNPPCIDVKEGDRVKIAECRPLSKTVSFVVVEKVGEER, from the coding sequence ATGACTTTTAAGCAACCAAAAAAGACCTGTGACGACAAAAACTGCCCATTCCACGGCACACTCGCAGTCCGCGGACGTGTACTGGAGGGCGTAGTTCACTCAGCAAAGATGGACAAAACCGTTATCGTTGACAGAGAATTCACACAGTTCTCCTCAAAGTTCGTACGATACGAACGCAGACACGGACACATCCCATCACACAACCCCCCCTGCATTGACGTCAAAGAAGGCGACCGCGTAAAAATCGCCGAGTGCAGACCACTCAGCAAAACAGTTTCTTTTGTGGTCGTTGAGAAAGTAGGAGAGGAACGATAA
- a CDS encoding ribonuclease P protein subunit, protein MKITPDIIRYEFIGAKGVVAQSPNMNLMGVGGLVVGETRNTFLLQREGRTRSVIKEAATFDFTFSDGTVVEIDGKLLVGRSEDRLKKSVKRLW, encoded by the coding sequence ATGAAAATAACCCCTGACATAATCCGTTACGAATTCATCGGAGCCAAAGGCGTAGTCGCCCAAAGCCCAAACATGAACCTTATGGGCGTCGGCGGCTTAGTGGTAGGGGAAACAAGAAACACTTTCCTTCTCCAACGTGAAGGAAGAACCCGCAGCGTAATCAAGGAAGCTGCAACTTTCGATTTCACTTTCAGCGACGGTACAGTCGTTGAGATTGACGGTAAACTATTAGTCGGCCGCTCAGAAGATCGGCTAAAGAAAAGCGTAAAGAGGCTATGGTAA
- the rpmC gene encoding 50S ribosomal protein L29 → MAPIMRMKEIEALSPEAREQRLIDLRVELARIRTMVNAGGAVENPTRIRQLRKTIAQILTVQNEQALGLRKAPSAPEKKEQKPAKKAKPKKEATEEKTPE, encoded by the coding sequence ATGGCTCCAATCATGCGCATGAAAGAGATCGAAGCTCTCTCACCAGAAGCACGTGAACAGCGATTAATCGATTTACGCGTGGAACTTGCACGCATACGCACCATGGTTAACGCAGGAGGCGCAGTTGAAAACCCAACCCGCATACGCCAACTACGCAAAACCATCGCGCAAATCCTAACCGTACAAAACGAACAAGCCCTTGGGCTACGCAAGGCACCCTCAGCACCAGAAAAGAAAGAGCAAAAGCCAGCAAAAAAAGCAAAGCCCAAAAAAGAAGCAACTGAGGAGAAAACTCCCGAATGA